In the genome of Paenibacillus pabuli, one region contains:
- a CDS encoding Yip1 family protein: MQAPSKQLYQYPLHLIFHPFDGYWELKYERNQRTTLLIACMIMLLLTVTKILHAQYSGFLINFNNPKYLNSLLEVLYVMIPVLFWCVANWSLTTLMDGEGKFSEIFMSTCFALVPLLLIHFPWIWLSLVISAQETAFYYFSNALAVAWTVYLLFVGNMTVHQYTPAKTVLTMLLTLVAMAFMAFLCLLFFSLVQQIVSFVVTIYQEIVLRG, translated from the coding sequence GCTTTACCAGTATCCGCTGCACCTCATCTTTCACCCGTTCGATGGGTACTGGGAACTGAAATATGAACGTAATCAACGAACGACATTGCTGATTGCCTGTATGATTATGCTGCTGCTGACGGTTACCAAGATTTTGCATGCGCAGTATAGCGGATTTCTCATTAATTTTAACAATCCCAAGTATCTGAACAGCCTGCTTGAAGTGTTGTATGTCATGATCCCGGTACTGTTCTGGTGTGTGGCCAACTGGTCGCTAACAACCCTGATGGACGGAGAAGGCAAGTTTTCGGAGATATTTATGTCGACGTGTTTTGCACTGGTGCCGCTGCTGCTGATTCATTTCCCGTGGATCTGGCTGAGTCTCGTCATTTCCGCGCAGGAGACAGCCTTTTATTATTTCTCCAATGCACTTGCTGTGGCGTGGACGGTGTATCTGTTATTCGTGGGCAACATGACCGTTCATCAGTACACTCCGGCTAAGACGGTGCTTACGATGCTGCTTACCCTTGTAGCCATGGCTTTTATGGCTTTTCTGTGCTTGCTTTTCTTCAGTCTGGTGCAGCAGATCGTATCGTTTGTCGTAACCATCTATCAAGAAATCGTGCTTCGGGGCTAA